In Athene noctua chromosome 7, bAthNoc1.hap1.1, whole genome shotgun sequence, the following proteins share a genomic window:
- the WNT6 gene encoding protein Wnt-6 isoform X2: protein MLPSSRTQLGLFFILLCPANIIGLWWAVGSPLVMDPNSICRKTKRLAGKQAELCQLEPEIVQEVAKGTKLGVRECQYQFRFRRWNCTSHSKYFGKILQQDIRETAFVYAITAAGVSHAITQACSMGELLQCGCELTRSRAPPSPTVGPGTEGTAWEWGGCGDDVQFGYEKSQQFMDAKSKKGKNDIRALIDLHNNEAGRLAVRSYMRTECKCHGLSGSCTLRTCWRKMPHFREVGDRLLERFNGAFKVMGGNDGKTLIPVGDNIKPPDKQDLIYSADSPDFCSANRKTGSLGTRGRVCNSTAMDTSGCDLLCCGRGHRDETVVLEENCLCRFHWCCVVQCRKCSVRQELSLCV, encoded by the exons GGCAGTGGGGAGCCCCCTGGTCATGGACCCCAACAGCATCTGTCGCAAGACAAAGCGGCTGGCAGGGAAGCAGGCGGAGCTGTGCCAGCTGGAGCCAGAGATCGTGCAGGAGGTGGCCAAGGGCACCAAGCTGGGTGTCCGGGAGTGCCAGTACCAATTCCGCTTCCGCCGCTGGAACTGCACCAGCCACAGCAAGTACTTCGGCAAGATCCTGCAGCAGG ATATCCGGGAGACAGCTTTCGTGTATGCCATCACGGCGGCTGGGGTGAGCCACGCCATCACGCAGGCCTGCAGCATGGGCGAGCTGCTGCAGTGTGGCTGTGAGCTGACGCGGAGCCGGGCTCCCCCCTCGCCCACGGTGGGTCCGGGCACAGAGGGCACGGCCTGGGagtgggggggctgcggggacgaCGTGCAGTTCGGCTATGAGAAATCTCAGCAGTTCATGGATGCCAAGAGCAAGAAGGGCAAAAATGACATCCGCGCTCTTATTGACCTGCACAACAACGAAGCTGGGCGCTTG GCGGTGCGCAGCTACATGAGGACGGAATGCAAATGCCACGGGCTGTCAGGTTCCTGCACCCTGCGGACCTGCTGGCGGAAGATGCCCCATTTCCGTGAGGTGGGGGATCGCCTGCTCGAGCGCTTCAACGGGGCTTTCAAGGTGATGGGAGGCAACGATGGGAAAACCCTCATCCCCGTGGGGGACAACATCAAGCCTCCAGACAAGCAGGACCTCATCTACTCAGCTGACTCTCCTGATTTCTGCTCGGCTAACCGTAAGACGGGCTCGCTGGGCACCCGGGGCCGTGTCTGCAACAGCACAGCCATGGACACGAGTGGGTGCGACCTGCTGTGCTGTGGGCGAGGGCACCGGGATGAGACGGTGGTGCTGGAAGAGAACTGCCTTTGCCGCTTCCACTGGTGCTGCGTGGTGCAGTGCCGCAAGTGCTCCGTCCGTCAGGAGCTC